Within Schumannella luteola, the genomic segment GGACTTCTTGCCGACGCTGACCCACGCGCCGTCGCCGTCATGATGGGCGACCAGCTTGTAGACCATGCCGGCGGCGACAGCGCCCGAGCCGGTCACCAGCGCGGTGCCGACGCCGTAGGAGTCGACCGGCGCCGAGCGCAGGCCCGCGATCGCGAACTCGTCGAGATCGTTGGTCACGGTGATCGTCGTGCGCGTCGCGCCGAGTCGGTCGAGCTGCGCGCGCACGGCGGCGACGGTGGGCGCGAGGTCGCCCGAGTCGATGCGCACGGCGCCGAGCTCCGGTCCGGCGACCCGCACTGCCGTCGCGACGCCCTCGGTGATGTCGTAGGTGTCGACCAGCAGGGTCGTGCCGACGCCGAGCGCGTCGATCTGCGCTTGGAACGCCTGCTGCTCGCTGTCGTGCAGCAGGGTGAAGGCGTGCGCGGCTGTGCCCATCGTCGGGATGCCCCACGTGCGTCCCGCCTCGAGGTTGCTGGTCGCGCGGAAGCCGGCGATGAAGGCGGCGCGGGCGGCGGCGACGGCCGAGCGCTCGCCGGTGCGGCGTGATCCCATGTCGGCGAGGGGGCGGCCGTCGGCGGCGGAGACCATGCGCGCGGCGGCGCTCGCCACGGCGGAGTCGTAGTTGAACACGCTCAGTGCGAGAGTCTCGACGATGACCCCCTCGGCGAAGCCTCCCTCGACGACCAGCAGCGGGGATCCGGGGAAGTAGAGCTCGCCCTCGCGATAGCCGTGCACCTGACCGGTGAAACGGAAGTCGGCGAGGAAGTCGACCGTCGGGGCCGACACGACGTTCTCGCGGCGCAGCCAGTCGAGCTCGGCCTCGCCGAAGCGGAAGTCGCGCAGCAGCTCGAGGAAGCGCCCGGTGCCGGCGACCACGCCGTAGCGGCGACCGGCGGGGAGGCGGCGGGCGAACAGCTCGAAGACGCTCGGACGCAGGTGGCGGCCGTCGCGCAGCGCCGCGTCGATCATCGTGAGCTCGTAGCGGTCGGTCAGCAGCGCGCTGGTCATGGGGCGAGCCTAGGACGCGCGGTTCACGGCGCGCACGGTCGGCACGCGGGCGCACTGCGCACGACGGGTGGTCGGCACCCACGCACGCTGCGCACGGCGCGCGGTCCCGCTCGGCGGGCGCCCACCGGCCGACGACTAGGCTCGGACGACGTGACACCCGCTCCCGCGCCCGACGCCCCGATCGGCGTGTTCGACAGCGGTGTCGGCGGTCTGACGGTGGCCCGCGCGATCCTCGACCAGCTGCCGCGCGAATCCATGCTCTACGTCGGCGACACGGCGCACAGCCCCTACGGCCCCAAGCCGATCGCCGACGTGCGCCGCTACGCCCTCGAAGTGCTCGACGACCTGGTCGCCCGCGGGGTGAAGGCTCTCGTGATCGCCTGCAACACCGCCTCCGCCGCCATGCTGCGGGACGCGCGCGAGCGCTTCGAGCAGGGCTACGGCATCCCCGTCATCGAGGTGATCCAGCCCGCGGTGCGCGCCGCCGTGCGCAACACCCGCAACGGCCACATCGGCGTGATCGGCACCGAGGGCACGATCAAGTCGCGCGCCTACGAGGATGCCTTCGCGGCCGCCGCGCACATCCGCCTCACCACAGCGGCGTGCCCGCGCTTCGTCGAGTTCGTCGAGGCCGGCGTCACGAGCGGCCCCGAGCTCTTCGCCGTCGCCGAGCAGTACCTCGCGCCGCTGCGCGACGCCGGCATCGACACCCTCGTGCTCGGCTGCACGCACTATCCGCTGCTCGCCGCCGCGATCTCCTACGTCATGGGCCCCGATGTCACCCTCGTCTCGAGCGCCGACGAGACCGCCGCCGATCTCTATCGCGTGCTCGTCTCGCACGACATCGCCGCGACCGGCGACGCCGCCCCGGCGACGCGCGAGTTCGAAGCGACCGGCGCCGACGAGGTCGGCTTCCGCCGTCTCGCCGCCCGCTTCCTCGGGCCCGAGGTCACGCACGTCGAGACCTTCGAGACCGGCACGATCCCGATCCACCGCATCCCGCAACCGGAAGGACCCCGATGACCGACAGCACCGCAACCGGACCCCGCGCCGACGGCCGCGCGCACGACCAGCTGCGCCCGGTCACGATCGAGCGCGGATGGAGCGAGCAGGCGGAGGGCAGCGCGCTGATCTCCTTCGGCCGCACCAAGGTGCTCTGCACCGCCTCGTTCACGAACGGCGTGCCGCGCTGGCTCACCGGCAAGGGCCGCGGCTGGGTCACCGCCGAGTACTCGATGCTGCCGCGCTCGACCAACGACCGCATGGACCGCGAGGCCGTGAAGGGCAAGATCGGCGGCCGCACGCACGAGATCTCGCGTCTCATCGGCCGCAGCCTGCGGGCCGTGATCGACACCAAGGCGCTCGGCGAGAACACGATCGTGCTCGACTGCGACGTGCTGCAGGCCGACGGCGGCACGCGCACCGCGGCGATCACCGGCGCCTATGTGGCGCTGGCGGATGCGATCGAGTGGGGTCGTGAGAAGGGCTTCATCGGCAAGAAGGCCGTCGCGCTGACCGACTCGGTGTCGGCCATCAGCGTGGGCATCGTCAAGGGCGAGCCGCTGCTCGACCTCATGTACACCGAGGACTCGACGGCCGAGACCGACATGAACATCGTCGCGACCGGACGCGGCCTCTTCGTCGAGGTGCAGGGCACCGCCGAGGGCGCGCCCTTCGACAAGGCCGAGCTCGACCGCCTGCTCGAGCTGGGCCTCGCCGGCACCGCCGAGCTGACCCGCCTGCAGCGCGCCGCACTCGGACTCGAGGGCGACGCGATCGCCGAGGCGCTCGGCCGGATCGGCAGCTGACGATGCAGGTCGTGCTCGCCACGCACAACGCGCACAAGGTCGAGGAGCTGCGGCGCATCCTCGGCGACCGGCTGGGCGAGCACGAGCTCGTCGGCTACGACGGACCCGAGCCGGTGGAAGACGGCGACACCTTCGCGGCGAACGCGCTCATCAAGGCGCGGGCGGCGGCCGAGCACACGGGTCTGCCGGCGATCGCCGACGACTCGGGGATCGCGGTGGATGCGCTGGGCGGCGCTCCCGGCATCCACTCGGCGCGGTACGCCGGAACCCGCGACGACGGCGACAACCTGCGCCTGCTGCTGACGAACCTCGCGGGGATCGCCGACCGGCGCGCCGCATTCGTCTGCGCGGCGGCCTTCGTGCTGCCGGGCGAGGGCGGCACGGTCGAGCACGTCGAGGAGAGCCGCTGGCCGGGCGATGTGCTGGAGGCGGCAGCCGGCGTCGGCGGCTTCGGCTACGACCCGATCTTCCGACCCGAGGGCGAGACGCGCAGCGCCGCCGAGCTCACGGCCGACGAGAAGAACGCGGTGAGCCACCGTGCGCAGGCCTTCGGCGCCCTGATCGGATTCGTGCGCTCTACCCTGGACGCGTGAGTCCGGCCAGCAGCGAGCACGGCGCGACGCGGGTCTCCCGCACGCCCAGTCAGGTCGTCGAGGACTACCTCAAGGTCATCTACGGCCACACCGAGTGGCAGCACGAGCCGATCACCCCGAAGCGTCTGGGGGAGCGACTCGGCCTCGCGCCGTCGTCGGTCACCGAGACCGTGAAGCGACTGACGGCGCAGGGCCTCGTCGAGCATCCTCGCTATGGCGCGATCGCGCTCACCGCGGCGGGGGAGGCCGAGGCGCTGCGCATGGTGCGACGCCATCGCCTCGTCGAGACCTGGCTCGTGCAGGAGTACGGCTACGGCTGGGACGAGGTGCACGACGAGGCCGAGGTGCTCGAGCACGCGCTGAGCGACCGGATGCTCGACCTCATCGATGCGCGACTGGGGTATCCCGAGCGCGACCCGCACGGCGACCCGATACCCGATTCCGAGGGCGCGGTGCCGGCGACGCGGGGCTTCCTGCTGGCCGAGCTGACCCGCGGGGTCGTCGGCGTCGTCACCCGGATCAGCGACGAGGATCCCGCGGTGCTGCGCGAGCTGACCGCACGGGGGATCGGCCTCGATTCGTCGGTGCGCGCGGGCGACGTGTCGATGGATGCGGAGAACGCGGTCTGGGTGGTCGTCGACTCGCCGGAGTGATAGTTTCGGCGCACCGAAATCATGATTTTGGTCGACCGAAAGATCTGCGAGGCCCGATGAGCTCCGACACCCGTGCCCCCTCGACGGCGGAGGAGGGCGACCGCGCGCGCCACGCCGGCGGCACGGCTGGCGCGACCGGCGGGTCCGGCGCGCGCGGCGCGGCCTCGACCGGCCGGCTGATCCTCCTGCTCGGACCCGCGCTCGTCGCCGGGGTCGCCTACCTCGACCCGGGCAACGTCGCCAGCAACATGAGCGCCGGCGCCCGCTACGGCTACCTGCTGGTCTGGGTCGTCGTCGGGGCCAACCTCATCGCCTGGCTCGTGCAGTACCTCTCGGCGAAGCTCGGGCTCGTCACCGGCGAGAGCCTGCCCAGCATCCTCGGGCAGCGCCTCCGCTCGCCCTGGGCCCGCCGCGCCTACTGGCTGCAGGCCGAGGTGGTCGCGATGGCGACCGACGTGGCCGAGATCGTCGGCGGCGCGATCGCGCTCAACCTGCTCTTCGGGTTGCCGCTGCTGGCCGGCGGGTTCATCACCGGCGCCGTCTCGCTGCTGCTGCTCGCCCTGCACGGGTCGGGCCGGGGGCGGTCGTTCGAGCGCATCGTGATCGGGCTCGTCGCGATCATCGGCATCGGGTTCTGCGCCGGGGTGGTCGTCGCGCCGCCCTCGGCGGGCGGCGTGCTCGCCGGACTCGTGCCGCGCTTCGCCGACGCCGACTCGGTGCTGCTCGCCGCATCCGTGCTCGGCGCCACCGTGATGCCGCACGCCATCTACGCCCACTCGGCCCTCACCCGCGACCGGTTCGGCGCCGTCGAGCCGGCTCGACTGCCGCGGGTGCTGCGCGCGACGCGCATCGACGTGACCGTCGCGCTCGCGATCGCCGGCACGATCAACGTCGCGATCCTCGTGCTCGCCGCCGCGACCCTGCAGGGCGTCGGCGGAACCGAGACGCTCGAGGGCGCGCACGCCGCGCTCCGCGACGCGCTCGGGCCCGTCGTCGCGACCCTGTTCGCCGTCGGGCTGCTCGCCTCCGGACTGGCGTCGAGCTCGGTCGGCGCCTACGCCGGCGCCGAGATCATGCGCGGGCTGCTGCGCGTGCGCATCCCGCTGCTCGCCCGTCGGGCCGTGACGCTCATCCCGGCGCTCGCGATCATCGCGAGCGGGGTCGAGCCGACGCTCGCCCTGGTGATCTCGCAGGTCGTGCTGTCGTTCGGCATCCCGTTCGCGCTCATCCCTCTCGCGGTGCTGACGGCACGCCGATCGGTGCTCGGGGGTGCGGTCAACCGCTGGTGGACGACCGTGCTGGCGGTCGCCGCCGTCGCGCTACTCAGCGCGCTCAACGTCGTGCTGGTGGTGCTGCTGCTCG encodes:
- a CDS encoding Nramp family divalent metal transporter translates to MSSDTRAPSTAEEGDRARHAGGTAGATGGSGARGAASTGRLILLLGPALVAGVAYLDPGNVASNMSAGARYGYLLVWVVVGANLIAWLVQYLSAKLGLVTGESLPSILGQRLRSPWARRAYWLQAEVVAMATDVAEIVGGAIALNLLFGLPLLAGGFITGAVSLLLLALHGSGRGRSFERIVIGLVAIIGIGFCAGVVVAPPSAGGVLAGLVPRFADADSVLLAASVLGATVMPHAIYAHSALTRDRFGAVEPARLPRVLRATRIDVTVALAIAGTINVAILVLAAATLQGVGGTETLEGAHAALRDALGPVVATLFAVGLLASGLASSSVGAYAGAEIMRGLLRVRIPLLARRAVTLIPALAIIASGVEPTLALVISQVVLSFGIPFALIPLAVLTARRSVLGGAVNRWWTTVLAVAAVALLSALNVVLVVLLLAGG
- a CDS encoding nicotinate phosphoribosyltransferase — translated: MTSALLTDRYELTMIDAALRDGRHLRPSVFELFARRLPAGRRYGVVAGTGRFLELLRDFRFGEAELDWLRRENVVSAPTVDFLADFRFTGQVHGYREGELYFPGSPLLVVEGGFAEGVIVETLALSVFNYDSAVASAAARMVSAADGRPLADMGSRRTGERSAVAAARAAFIAGFRATSNLEAGRTWGIPTMGTAAHAFTLLHDSEQQAFQAQIDALGVGTTLLVDTYDITEGVATAVRVAGPELGAVRIDSGDLAPTVAAVRAQLDRLGATRTTITVTNDLDEFAIAGLRSAPVDSYGVGTALVTGSGAVAAGMVYKLVAHHDGDGAWVSVGKKSEAKATVGGRKQPVRRLVDGVAVEETIYVEDPPVGADAGRMLLVDLVRDGVVDEDALGAEGTLRARQHHASAIAELPVEAQSLARGDAAIPTVYR
- the rdgB gene encoding RdgB/HAM1 family non-canonical purine NTP pyrophosphatase, which codes for MQVVLATHNAHKVEELRRILGDRLGEHELVGYDGPEPVEDGDTFAANALIKARAAAEHTGLPAIADDSGIAVDALGGAPGIHSARYAGTRDDGDNLRLLLTNLAGIADRRAAFVCAAAFVLPGEGGTVEHVEESRWPGDVLEAAAGVGGFGYDPIFRPEGETRSAAELTADEKNAVSHRAQAFGALIGFVRSTLDA
- the rph gene encoding ribonuclease PH — its product is MTDSTATGPRADGRAHDQLRPVTIERGWSEQAEGSALISFGRTKVLCTASFTNGVPRWLTGKGRGWVTAEYSMLPRSTNDRMDREAVKGKIGGRTHEISRLIGRSLRAVIDTKALGENTIVLDCDVLQADGGTRTAAITGAYVALADAIEWGREKGFIGKKAVALTDSVSAISVGIVKGEPLLDLMYTEDSTAETDMNIVATGRGLFVEVQGTAEGAPFDKAELDRLLELGLAGTAELTRLQRAALGLEGDAIAEALGRIGS
- the murI gene encoding glutamate racemase; amino-acid sequence: MTPAPAPDAPIGVFDSGVGGLTVARAILDQLPRESMLYVGDTAHSPYGPKPIADVRRYALEVLDDLVARGVKALVIACNTASAAMLRDARERFEQGYGIPVIEVIQPAVRAAVRNTRNGHIGVIGTEGTIKSRAYEDAFAAAAHIRLTTAACPRFVEFVEAGVTSGPELFAVAEQYLAPLRDAGIDTLVLGCTHYPLLAAAISYVMGPDVTLVSSADETAADLYRVLVSHDIAATGDAAPATREFEATGADEVGFRRLAARFLGPEVTHVETFETGTIPIHRIPQPEGPR
- a CDS encoding metal-dependent transcriptional regulator produces the protein MSPASSEHGATRVSRTPSQVVEDYLKVIYGHTEWQHEPITPKRLGERLGLAPSSVTETVKRLTAQGLVEHPRYGAIALTAAGEAEALRMVRRHRLVETWLVQEYGYGWDEVHDEAEVLEHALSDRMLDLIDARLGYPERDPHGDPIPDSEGAVPATRGFLLAELTRGVVGVVTRISDEDPAVLRELTARGIGLDSSVRAGDVSMDAENAVWVVVDSPE